One stretch of Bradyrhizobium canariense DNA includes these proteins:
- a CDS encoding gamma-glutamyl-gamma-aminobutyrate hydrolase family protein, whose translation MKRPVVGVIANAHHVENRFATQMVGERNLRAVAEVAGALPLMFAGSPEITDIAALLDVVDGIVLTGARANVHPTRFQTEPCVAHEPYDVHRDEVALALSKACVARGVPLFGICRGLQEMNVAFGGSLHPEIRELPGRMNHRMPRLENGEIHPDPTVVFADRHDVSLTPGGAFAKILGCETIRVNSLHGQGILEPGKRVVVEGIAEDGTIEAIRIADAPGFALGVQWHAEYDPQRNPINRALFQAFGEALLMSQRR comes from the coding sequence ATGAAACGGCCCGTAGTCGGCGTGATCGCCAACGCACATCACGTCGAAAATCGCTTCGCGACACAGATGGTCGGTGAACGAAACCTCCGCGCCGTGGCGGAGGTCGCCGGTGCGCTGCCGCTGATGTTTGCGGGTTCACCTGAGATCACCGACATCGCCGCGTTGCTGGACGTCGTCGATGGCATCGTGCTGACCGGCGCCCGCGCCAATGTTCACCCGACACGCTTCCAAACCGAGCCATGCGTCGCACACGAACCTTACGACGTCCATCGCGACGAGGTAGCGCTGGCGCTATCGAAAGCTTGCGTCGCCCGTGGCGTGCCGTTGTTCGGTATTTGCCGTGGCCTGCAGGAAATGAACGTCGCCTTTGGCGGCTCGCTGCATCCGGAAATTCGTGAATTGCCCGGGCGGATGAACCATCGGATGCCGCGGCTGGAGAATGGCGAAATTCATCCCGATCCCACGGTCGTCTTTGCCGACCGGCATGATGTCAGTCTCACCCCCGGCGGAGCGTTTGCAAAAATCCTGGGTTGCGAGACCATTCGCGTCAATTCGCTCCACGGGCAGGGCATTCTTGAACCGGGCAAGCGCGTCGTTGTCGAAGGCATTGCGGAAGACGGCACCATCGAGGCGATCCGGATCGCCGACGCGCCTGGCTTCGCGCTCGGAGTGCAATGGCATGCGGAGTATGATCCCCAGCGCAATCCCATCAACCGCGCGCTGTTCCAGGCGTTCGGCGAAGCGCTGCTGATGAGCCAGCGCCGCTAA
- a CDS encoding mandelate racemase/muconate lactonizing enzyme family protein — translation MKITKVETHLVSAPLAHSWETGIGSAKQRDELLVFVHTDEGITGIGSSYHAHAGLAMKAVVDTKVAPAVIGLSPLDIGAIWEKLFYGTVYIGSAGVQGLAGIDIALWDILGKVSKQPVATLLGGGGVEYVTAYVGCMSLGFKAHDKLVEEAQGYVSEGYKALKIRGGAGVKQDVAAMRAVRKALGDDIDLMIDVNARYSWPEAVDLSKRLQELDTYWLEDPFDFSIPNHHDEVGKLRSMGLTPIASGGNVYSRFDYRNLLERGGVDYLTPDVVKSGGFSESLKMAHIASAHDCIIAPHTLNGLGQVANLHFAAAVPGHIRGYVEWDPTSPNPLRDELMTNPVKVKDGKLYVPTGPGLGTDINPDVLKRLQASGSHEIAMQARTRRWNT, via the coding sequence ATGAAGATTACGAAGGTAGAGACTCATTTGGTTTCTGCTCCTCTCGCCCATTCCTGGGAAACCGGAATCGGTTCAGCGAAGCAGCGCGACGAACTGCTGGTGTTCGTTCACACGGACGAGGGGATCACCGGGATCGGCTCGTCCTACCACGCGCATGCCGGGCTCGCGATGAAGGCGGTGGTCGACACCAAGGTGGCTCCAGCCGTGATCGGGCTCTCGCCGCTCGACATCGGCGCAATATGGGAGAAGCTGTTCTACGGCACGGTCTATATCGGATCCGCCGGCGTGCAGGGCTTGGCCGGTATCGACATCGCGCTATGGGACATCCTCGGCAAAGTGTCGAAGCAGCCGGTGGCGACGCTGCTGGGTGGTGGCGGCGTCGAATACGTGACGGCCTATGTCGGCTGCATGAGTCTCGGCTTCAAGGCGCATGACAAGCTGGTTGAGGAAGCGCAGGGCTACGTGTCGGAGGGCTACAAGGCGCTCAAGATTCGTGGCGGCGCTGGCGTCAAGCAGGACGTCGCCGCGATGCGCGCCGTACGCAAGGCGCTCGGCGACGACATCGATCTGATGATCGATGTGAATGCCCGATATAGCTGGCCCGAGGCGGTGGACCTGTCGAAGCGGCTGCAGGAACTCGACACCTACTGGCTCGAGGACCCGTTCGACTTCTCTATTCCGAACCACCACGACGAGGTGGGCAAGCTGCGCTCGATGGGCCTCACGCCGATTGCCTCGGGCGGAAACGTCTACAGCCGGTTCGACTACCGAAATCTGCTCGAGCGCGGCGGGGTCGATTATTTGACACCGGACGTGGTGAAGTCGGGCGGCTTCTCCGAGTCGCTGAAGATGGCGCATATCGCGAGCGCCCATGATTGCATCATCGCGCCGCACACGCTCAATGGACTGGGACAGGTCGCGAACCTGCATTTTGCCGCGGCCGTGCCCGGGCACATCCGGGGCTATGTCGAGTGGGACCCGACGTCGCCCAATCCGCTGCGGGATGAATTGATGACCAATCCGGTCAAGGTGAAGGACGGCAAGCTTTATGTGCCGACCGGACCTGGCCTCGGCACCGACATCAATCCCGACGTGCTGAAGCGGCTACAGGCGAGCGGCAGCCATGAAATCGCCATGCAGGCTCGGACGCGGCGGTGGAACACATGA
- a CDS encoding 2-dehydropantoate 2-reductase, whose translation MAKWIRFEQAGKTGFGTLEGDTIAVHTGDLFAGAKPSGETLKLSGVQILTPCEPSKMICLWNNFHQLAAKNDFKQPKEPLWFLKAPNAYWPANRPIARPATYAGKIIYEGELGVVIGKKCFNISEAEAGDYIFGYTCVNDVTAVDLLRKDKSFEQWARSKSFDTFGVFGPVIATGLDPMKLSIKTILNGKERQNYPVADMFFPPHKLVAAISKDVTLMPGDVIACGTSLGAGTMGDAHNVVDIVIDGVGSLSNVFDQVLPSPYLLGAPPKPKKICVVGAGAIGGLLAAKFALAGENVTVIDQGAHLAAIQKSGLKLEWHDGKVQTARMKAVSKPSEAGKQDIVVLAVKAHFLDQVVRDIDSMLGPDTVVLTVQNGLPWWYFQKLGGQYDNHRLESLDPSGVLTKNIDPNRIIGCVVYPAAAATAPGVIHHVEGDRFPIGELDGKETARVKELHDVFIKAGLKSLVLPDIRSEIWLKAWGNLSFNPISALTHATLVDICQFAETRELAATMMKEAQDIAQKLGVTFRVTIEKRIAGAEAVGAHKTSMLQDVEAGRSLETEALIGSILEMAKLTNTAAPAIESVYALVKLLNKVMLLEGGGLKVEKVNKAA comes from the coding sequence ATGGCAAAATGGATTCGTTTTGAGCAGGCTGGGAAGACGGGCTTCGGTACGCTGGAAGGCGATACCATCGCGGTCCATACCGGCGACCTGTTCGCCGGCGCAAAGCCGAGTGGCGAAACGCTGAAACTCTCCGGCGTTCAGATTTTGACGCCGTGCGAGCCGTCGAAGATGATCTGTCTGTGGAATAATTTCCACCAGCTCGCGGCCAAGAACGATTTCAAGCAGCCCAAGGAGCCACTGTGGTTTCTGAAAGCACCGAACGCCTATTGGCCAGCGAACCGGCCGATCGCGCGTCCGGCTACCTATGCCGGGAAAATCATCTACGAGGGCGAACTCGGTGTCGTCATCGGCAAGAAATGCTTCAACATCTCGGAGGCCGAAGCCGGCGATTATATCTTCGGCTATACCTGCGTGAACGACGTCACCGCGGTTGATCTGTTACGCAAGGACAAGTCGTTCGAGCAATGGGCGCGTTCGAAGAGCTTCGATACATTCGGCGTTTTCGGTCCTGTCATTGCGACCGGCCTCGATCCGATGAAGCTGTCGATCAAGACCATCCTCAACGGCAAGGAGCGGCAGAACTATCCGGTCGCCGACATGTTTTTCCCGCCGCACAAGCTGGTCGCGGCCATCTCCAAGGACGTCACGCTGATGCCGGGCGACGTCATCGCCTGCGGCACCTCGCTCGGCGCCGGCACGATGGGAGATGCCCATAACGTCGTCGACATCGTGATCGACGGCGTCGGCAGCCTTAGCAATGTCTTCGACCAGGTGTTGCCAAGTCCGTATCTGTTGGGGGCGCCGCCCAAACCGAAAAAGATCTGCGTGGTCGGCGCCGGCGCCATCGGCGGATTGCTGGCGGCCAAATTCGCGCTCGCGGGCGAGAATGTCACCGTGATCGATCAGGGCGCGCATCTCGCCGCGATCCAGAAGAGCGGACTAAAACTCGAATGGCACGACGGCAAGGTCCAGACCGCCAGGATGAAAGCCGTCAGCAAGCCGTCCGAGGCCGGAAAGCAGGATATCGTCGTGCTGGCGGTGAAGGCGCATTTCCTCGACCAGGTCGTGCGGGACATCGATTCGATGCTCGGTCCGGATACCGTGGTGTTGACAGTGCAGAACGGCCTGCCGTGGTGGTACTTCCAGAAGCTCGGCGGCCAATACGACAATCACCGGCTGGAAAGTCTCGATCCTTCGGGCGTGCTCACCAAGAATATCGATCCGAACCGCATCATCGGCTGCGTGGTTTATCCGGCGGCGGCGGCAACAGCCCCGGGCGTGATCCACCATGTCGAGGGCGATCGCTTCCCGATCGGCGAGCTCGACGGCAAGGAAACCGCGCGGGTCAAGGAATTGCACGACGTCTTCATCAAGGCTGGACTAAAATCGTTGGTGCTGCCCGACATCCGCTCGGAGATCTGGCTGAAAGCATGGGGCAATCTTTCGTTCAACCCGATCTCGGCATTGACCCATGCCACGCTGGTCGACATTTGCCAGTTCGCCGAGACCCGCGAACTCGCAGCGACCATGATGAAGGAAGCGCAGGACATCGCACAGAAACTCGGCGTTACCTTCCGCGTCACCATCGAAAAACGTATCGCCGGCGCCGAAGCCGTCGGCGCACACAAGACATCGATGTTGCAGGACGTGGAAGCCGGCCGTTCGCTCGAAACCGAGGCGTTGATTGGTTCGATCCTGGAAATGGCCAAACTGACCAACACGGCCGCGCCCGCGATCGAATCCGTCTATGCGCTGGTGAAGCTGCTCAATAAGGTGATGCTGCTGGAAGGCGGCGGCTTGAAGGTGGAGAAAGTAAATAAGGCAGCTTGA
- a CDS encoding NAD(P)H-hydrate dehydratase: MEVLTTAEMERADRLAIAAGTPGFALMLSAGQAVAQAAIELVEEGPILVVAGRGNNGGDGFVAAAELAARGREVSVILLCERDSLQGDAASAARGWKHPVLPFNPQAIGKPALIVDALFGAGLNRPVKGEPYDMIEAINANGAPVLSIDLPSGINGTTGAVMGIAVRATETVTFFRSKPAHLLLPGRIYCGRIRVADIGIDAQVLSEIAPQTFENVPPFWRSHFPVPQVDGHKYARGHAVVVSGDITATGAARMSARGALRTGAGLVTLATPRDALAVNAAALTAVMVRPTDTVVEFAELLNDKRFNACVIGPGAGVSERTRDFVLTALAAQRDLVLDADALTSFADAPDRLFEAIKASPDPKVVLTPHEGEFPRLFSDISNKHPFRSKLERVRAAAERSGAVVLLKGADTVVASPDGRATIAANAPPWLATAGAGDVLSGMIAGLLAQGAPAFEAACIGVWMHGEAAQEAGPGLIAEDLPETLPAVFRRLYDEFGVEY; this comes from the coding sequence ATGGAAGTTCTTACTACGGCTGAAATGGAGCGCGCCGACCGGCTTGCCATTGCCGCAGGTACGCCCGGCTTCGCGCTGATGCTGAGCGCAGGCCAGGCCGTTGCGCAAGCCGCGATCGAGCTCGTGGAGGAGGGGCCAATCCTGGTGGTCGCCGGCCGCGGCAATAATGGCGGCGACGGGTTTGTAGCGGCGGCGGAGCTCGCGGCGCGCGGCCGCGAGGTTTCGGTCATCCTGCTGTGCGAGCGCGACAGCCTGCAGGGCGATGCCGCGTCCGCGGCGCGCGGATGGAAGCATCCGGTGCTGCCGTTCAATCCCCAGGCGATCGGCAAACCGGCGTTGATTGTCGATGCATTGTTCGGCGCCGGGCTCAATCGCCCGGTGAAGGGCGAACCCTACGATATGATCGAGGCGATCAACGCCAACGGCGCGCCGGTGCTGTCGATCGATCTGCCGAGCGGCATCAACGGTACGACAGGCGCCGTGATGGGCATCGCGGTCCGTGCCACCGAAACCGTCACCTTCTTCCGAAGCAAACCCGCACATTTGTTGCTGCCGGGACGGATTTATTGCGGTCGCATCCGTGTCGCCGATATCGGGATCGACGCGCAGGTACTCAGCGAAATTGCGCCGCAGACGTTTGAAAATGTTCCGCCGTTCTGGCGCAGTCACTTTCCGGTGCCGCAAGTCGATGGCCACAAATACGCCCGCGGCCATGCCGTTGTCGTTTCCGGCGATATCACCGCAACCGGCGCTGCTCGGATGTCGGCGCGTGGCGCGCTCCGAACCGGCGCCGGGCTCGTCACGCTGGCCACGCCCCGCGACGCGCTTGCTGTCAATGCGGCTGCGCTGACCGCTGTGATGGTTCGCCCGACGGACACCGTGGTCGAGTTTGCCGAGCTGCTGAACGACAAGCGTTTCAATGCGTGCGTGATCGGACCAGGTGCCGGCGTCAGTGAGCGCACGCGCGATTTTGTCCTGACGGCGCTTGCCGCGCAGCGGGACCTCGTGCTCGACGCGGACGCGCTGACAAGTTTCGCCGATGCGCCGGATCGGCTGTTCGAGGCGATCAAGGCGTCGCCCGATCCAAAGGTTGTTCTCACGCCGCATGAAGGCGAATTCCCGCGGCTGTTCAGCGACATCAGCAACAAACATCCATTTCGCTCGAAACTCGAACGGGTACGGGCAGCCGCCGAACGCTCGGGCGCTGTCGTCCTGCTCAAGGGAGCGGATACCGTGGTGGCGTCGCCGGACGGGCGCGCGACCATCGCCGCCAACGCGCCGCCCTGGCTTGCCACCGCCGGCGCCGGTGATGTGCTGTCCGGCATGATCGCCGGGCTGCTGGCGCAGGGTGCGCCGGCGTTTGAGGCGGCCTGCATCGGCGTCTGGATGCATGGCGAAGCGGCACAGGAGGCCGGTCCCGGCCTGATCGCCGAAGACCTGCCGGAAACGCTGCCGGCGGTATTCCGCCGCCTGTATGACGAGTTCGGCGTCGAGTACTGA
- the oxlT gene encoding oxalate/formate MFS antiporter has protein sequence MAEEATDQVALPLEQAGVVPAVQTPGDRQRWGMLAAGVVVMILLSNYQYCFTLFTPGMKAQFSGVPYSAIALIFSIFVLFETWPVPLAGALIDRFGIRQLMLAGSVLVGAGWIGGGLTATSVFQLYIWYGLIAGLGCGIIYVAVVGNAIRWFPDKRGLAAGITAAGFGGGSALTPIPISLTIQSIGWGNAMALWGAVQGAVIFLLALYLHAPEAAWRPAGWDPATTRVVQTSIDYTWSQTLRMPEFYLLYVIHFLISLGGLMTLGNLSEIARSLHVENSTIFGISIVAFAATANGISSTISRVIWGSVSDQAGRENTMMIVFLVEAACIFAVTQIAGSPVLFVVIFPLVFFGYGQLNTLLSATTGDLFGSRYASTNFGMVYTGKGAAAFFSGWGAAAVAAAFAGSFVAPYYIAAACDVLAAALAFFALKPIARNTLANAARREAIGH, from the coding sequence ATGGCCGAGGAAGCTACGGACCAAGTTGCGCTCCCCTTGGAACAGGCCGGCGTCGTGCCAGCCGTACAAACACCGGGTGACCGCCAGCGCTGGGGGATGCTGGCCGCGGGCGTCGTCGTGATGATCCTTCTTTCCAACTACCAGTACTGCTTTACGCTGTTCACGCCCGGCATGAAGGCGCAGTTCTCGGGAGTTCCCTATTCTGCCATCGCGCTGATTTTTTCCATCTTCGTGTTGTTTGAGACGTGGCCCGTCCCGCTGGCCGGGGCGCTGATCGACCGTTTCGGCATAAGGCAGTTGATGCTGGCGGGCTCGGTTTTGGTCGGGGCAGGCTGGATCGGCGGCGGGCTGACCGCCACCAGCGTTTTCCAGCTTTATATCTGGTACGGCCTGATTGCCGGTCTCGGCTGCGGCATCATCTACGTTGCTGTTGTCGGCAACGCCATTCGCTGGTTTCCGGACAAGCGAGGGCTCGCGGCCGGCATTACGGCTGCCGGATTCGGTGGCGGCTCGGCGCTCACGCCCATCCCCATTTCGCTGACCATTCAGTCCATCGGGTGGGGCAACGCCATGGCGCTCTGGGGCGCGGTGCAGGGTGCCGTCATCTTCCTGTTAGCGCTCTATCTGCACGCCCCGGAAGCGGCCTGGCGTCCGGCCGGCTGGGACCCGGCCACCACGCGCGTGGTGCAAACGTCGATCGACTACACCTGGAGCCAGACGCTCCGCATGCCGGAGTTTTACCTGCTCTACGTGATCCATTTTCTGATCAGTCTTGGCGGCCTCATGACACTTGGCAATCTGTCGGAGATCGCACGCTCGCTGCACGTCGAGAACTCGACCATTTTCGGGATTTCGATCGTCGCCTTCGCCGCCACGGCGAACGGGATTTCGAGCACGATATCGCGGGTCATATGGGGCAGCGTCTCCGACCAGGCCGGGCGCGAGAACACCATGATGATCGTATTCCTGGTGGAAGCCGCGTGCATTTTCGCCGTCACGCAAATCGCCGGGAGTCCGGTACTTTTCGTGGTGATCTTTCCGCTGGTTTTCTTCGGCTATGGGCAACTCAACACGCTGTTGTCGGCAACCACCGGGGACCTGTTCGGCAGCCGCTACGCCTCCACCAATTTCGGCATGGTCTACACCGGGAAGGGAGCGGCGGCGTTCTTTTCCGGCTGGGGAGCGGCGGCGGTGGCGGCAGCATTCGCGGGCTCGTTCGTCGCGCCTTACTACATCGCGGCGGCATGTGATGTGCTCGCGGCTGCCCTGGCGTTTTTCGCACTCAAGCCGATCGCCCGCAACACGCTCGCCAACGCGGCCCGGCGCGAGGCCATCGGACACTGA
- the glnA gene encoding type I glutamate--ammonia ligase produces the protein MKTAKDVLKSIKDNDVKYVDLRFTDPRGKWQHVTFDVGMIDEDAFAEGLMFDGSSIAGWKAINESDMCLMPDPVTATIDPFFAETTMVVTCDVLEPTTGEPYNRDPRGMAKKAEAMVKSMGVGDTVFFGPEAEFFVFDDVRFSAEPYNTGFKLDSSELPTNSATEYEGGNLGHRIRTKGGYFPVPPQDSVQDMRSEMLGAMAKMGVKVEKHHHEVASAQHELGMKFDTLTLMADQMQIYKYCIHQVAHIYGKTATFMPKPVYGDNGSGMHCHQSIWKDGKPVFAGNKYADLSETCLSYIAGIIKHAKAINAFTNPSTNSYKRLVPGYEAPVLLAYSARNRSASCRIPYTSNPKAKRVEVRFPDPMANPYLGFAAMLMAGLDGIKNKLDPGPAMDKDLYDLPKEELKAIPTVCGSLREALENLDKDRAFLKHGGVFDDDFIDSYIELKMTEVARFEMTPHPVEFDMYYSL, from the coding sequence ATGAAGACCGCCAAAGACGTCCTGAAATCGATCAAGGACAACGACGTGAAGTACGTCGACCTGCGCTTCACCGATCCGCGCGGCAAGTGGCAGCACGTGACCTTCGACGTCGGCATGATCGACGAAGACGCGTTCGCCGAGGGCTTGATGTTCGACGGCTCGTCGATCGCGGGCTGGAAGGCGATCAACGAATCCGACATGTGCCTGATGCCAGATCCCGTCACCGCGACGATCGATCCGTTCTTCGCAGAGACGACCATGGTCGTCACCTGCGACGTGCTGGAACCGACCACCGGCGAGCCGTACAATCGCGATCCACGCGGCATGGCCAAGAAGGCCGAAGCCATGGTCAAGTCGATGGGTGTCGGCGACACCGTTTTCTTTGGACCGGAAGCGGAATTCTTCGTTTTCGACGACGTTCGCTTCTCCGCCGAGCCCTACAACACCGGCTTCAAGCTCGACTCCTCGGAATTGCCGACCAACTCGGCCACCGAATATGAAGGCGGCAACCTCGGCCACCGTATCCGCACCAAGGGCGGCTACTTCCCGGTCCCGCCGCAAGACTCCGTACAGGACATGCGTTCCGAAATGCTCGGCGCCATGGCCAAGATGGGCGTCAAGGTCGAGAAGCACCACCATGAGGTCGCCTCGGCCCAGCACGAACTCGGCATGAAGTTCGACACGCTGACGCTGATGGCCGACCAGATGCAGATCTACAAATACTGCATTCATCAGGTCGCGCATATCTACGGCAAGACGGCCACCTTCATGCCGAAGCCGGTCTATGGCGACAACGGCTCGGGCATGCACTGCCACCAGTCGATCTGGAAGGACGGCAAGCCGGTATTCGCCGGCAACAAATACGCCGACCTCTCGGAAACCTGCCTCTCCTATATCGCCGGCATCATCAAGCACGCCAAGGCGATCAACGCTTTCACCAACCCCTCGACCAACTCCTACAAGCGTCTGGTTCCGGGTTATGAAGCCCCCGTGCTGCTCGCCTACTCCGCGCGCAACCGCTCGGCCTCCTGCCGCATCCCCTACACCTCCAACCCGAAGGCCAAGCGCGTCGAGGTTCGTTTCCCCGATCCGATGGCCAACCCCTATCTCGGCTTTGCGGCGATGCTGATGGCCGGCCTCGACGGCATCAAGAACAAGCTCGATCCGGGCCCCGCGATGGACAAGGACCTCTACGACCTGCCGAAGGAAGAGCTGAAGGCGATCCCGACGGTATGTGGCTCGCTCCGCGAAGCGCTTGAGAATCTCGACAAGGACCGTGCGTTCCTCAAGCACGGCGGCGTGTTCGACGACGACTTCATCGACAGCTATATCGAGCTGAAGATGACCGAAGTCGCGCGCTTCGAAATGACGCCGCACCCGGTCGAATTCGACATGTATTACTCGCTGTGA
- a CDS encoding enolase C-terminal domain-like protein, with translation MSKTVPAIRSIKARAIVAPISRPVKNAFGVIEAAPLVLIDVTTDQGVTGRSYIFAYAKLTLKPLVQLIEEIGRALIGKAIAPFDLMAAMDAKFRLLGWQGLVGMAVSGLDMAFWDALGQLAGRPLAELLGGSPRPIQAYDSYGAVDPVVDERALRRSLEQGFRGIKIKGGDGDAANDERVVKGIRALLGPDIALMLDFNQSLDPDEATRRIDRLAPYNLLWIEEPVPQENLQGHARVRLKSRTPIQAGENWWFPLGFAEAIAAGASDFIMPDLMKVGGVTGWLRVAGQAEAASIPMSSHLFAEASAHMLAVTPTAHWLEVLDFAGAILTNPIKIVDGALTARGPGLGLEWNEAAVAKYIVE, from the coding sequence ATGAGCAAAACCGTTCCCGCCATTCGCAGCATCAAGGCGCGGGCCATCGTCGCGCCGATTTCGCGGCCGGTGAAAAACGCCTTCGGGGTGATCGAGGCAGCGCCGCTGGTGCTGATCGATGTCACGACCGATCAAGGCGTTACCGGGCGATCCTACATTTTCGCCTACGCCAAACTCACGCTCAAACCGCTGGTGCAGCTGATCGAAGAGATTGGCCGCGCTCTGATCGGGAAAGCGATCGCACCGTTCGACCTGATGGCGGCGATGGACGCCAAATTCAGGCTGCTCGGCTGGCAGGGTCTGGTCGGCATGGCGGTGTCCGGCCTGGATATGGCGTTCTGGGACGCGCTGGGCCAACTCGCCGGCCGACCCTTGGCTGAGCTGCTCGGCGGATCGCCGCGACCGATCCAGGCCTATGACAGCTACGGCGCGGTCGATCCCGTCGTGGACGAGCGGGCGCTGCGCCGTTCGCTCGAGCAGGGGTTTCGCGGCATCAAGATCAAGGGCGGCGACGGTGACGCCGCCAATGACGAGCGGGTGGTCAAAGGGATACGCGCCCTGCTCGGCCCCGACATCGCGTTAATGCTGGACTTCAACCAATCGCTCGATCCCGATGAAGCCACGCGCCGCATCGACCGGCTTGCACCCTACAATCTGCTTTGGATCGAAGAGCCGGTGCCGCAGGAAAATCTTCAAGGCCACGCCAGGGTGCGCCTGAAATCACGCACGCCGATTCAGGCCGGCGAGAACTGGTGGTTCCCGCTCGGCTTTGCGGAGGCGATCGCCGCCGGCGCGAGCGATTTCATCATGCCGGACCTGATGAAGGTCGGTGGCGTCACCGGCTGGCTGCGTGTCGCCGGACAAGCAGAGGCCGCATCGATCCCGATGTCGAGCCACCTGTTCGCCGAAGCAAGCGCCCACATGCTGGCGGTGACCCCGACGGCGCATTGGCTCGAGGTGCTGGATTTTGCCGGCGCTATCCTGACCAACCCGATCAAGATCGTCGATGGCGCACTCACGGCGCGCGGTCCCGGGCTCGGGCTCGAATGGAACGAGGCGGCGGTCGCGAAATATATCGTCGAATAG
- a CDS encoding P-II family nitrogen regulator, which yields MKKIEAIIKPFKLDEVKEALQEVGLQGITVTEAKGFGRQKGHAELYRGAEYIVDFLPKVKIEIVISDDLVEKAIDAIRRAAQTGRIGDGKIFVSNIEEAIRIRTGESGLDAI from the coding sequence GTGAAAAAAATAGAAGCCATCATCAAGCCATTCAAGCTCGACGAGGTTAAGGAAGCGCTCCAGGAAGTCGGACTGCAGGGCATTACCGTCACCGAAGCCAAGGGTTTCGGACGGCAAAAGGGTCATGCCGAGCTCTATCGTGGCGCCGAATACATCGTGGACTTCCTGCCCAAGGTTAAGATCGAGATCGTGATCTCCGACGATTTGGTCGAAAAGGCCATCGACGCGATCAGGCGCGCGGCCCAGACCGGCCGCATCGGCGATGGCAAAATCTTCGTCTCCAACATCGAGGAAGCAATCCGGATCAGGACCGGAGAATCCGGGCTGGACGCTATCTGA
- a CDS encoding LacI family DNA-binding transcriptional regulator has protein sequence MKQNELVSTPEPENDMPQPPANRRGAPTLVDVARAAGVSVSTAGRVMRDNGWPVDPTMRQRVRETALQLGYVTNILARTLRAGGPAMVGLVAGNMLDPYYGEIAEAVTRHAEAAHPMMAMVCNMQRDPLLELKYCRQLWEHRVAGLILAGGGFDQVTHRDELATILDQMASSGVVVTLLSPRELDAPQFCVDNRLVGEMAAAELIKHGHRRVGIAIGRVQNLVRRQRLEAMMAAFDAAGVRHIVLEPILAGAPEAAVSDALAKNRDITGLVASTHMISMGIINEVQRVGLSVPDDISVVAIGNAKLLEWSTPRLTHIDLNLEACGHAALDFIAARVSGLAQPPEQMILPRLVLGDSVIDVRALHGRKATT, from the coding sequence TTGAAGCAGAATGAACTCGTGAGCACGCCAGAACCCGAAAACGATATGCCTCAGCCGCCCGCAAACCGCCGCGGGGCGCCGACCCTGGTCGACGTCGCGCGGGCGGCCGGAGTGTCCGTAAGCACGGCAGGCCGCGTGATGCGGGACAATGGCTGGCCGGTCGATCCCACGATGCGGCAACGGGTTCGCGAAACGGCTTTGCAACTCGGCTACGTCACGAACATCCTGGCCCGGACGCTACGCGCCGGCGGCCCGGCTATGGTCGGCTTGGTGGCCGGCAACATGCTCGACCCTTATTACGGGGAGATCGCCGAGGCCGTGACACGTCACGCCGAGGCGGCACATCCGATGATGGCAATGGTGTGCAACATGCAGCGCGACCCGCTGCTTGAGCTGAAATATTGCCGCCAACTCTGGGAGCACCGCGTGGCCGGACTCATTTTGGCCGGCGGTGGCTTTGACCAGGTCACCCACCGCGACGAGCTCGCGACCATCCTGGACCAGATGGCGAGCAGCGGCGTAGTGGTGACGCTGCTCAGCCCGCGCGAACTCGATGCGCCGCAATTCTGCGTCGACAATCGGCTGGTCGGAGAGATGGCGGCGGCGGAATTGATCAAGCACGGCCATCGCCGGGTCGGCATCGCGATCGGACGCGTGCAGAACCTGGTACGCCGGCAAAGGCTGGAGGCCATGATGGCAGCGTTCGATGCTGCCGGGGTGCGCCATATCGTGCTCGAGCCTATCCTGGCGGGTGCGCCCGAAGCTGCCGTGTCTGACGCCCTGGCGAAGAACCGGGATATCACCGGTCTGGTCGCCAGCACCCACATGATCTCGATGGGTATTATCAACGAGGTGCAGCGAGTGGGACTTTCCGTGCCGGACGACATCTCCGTGGTAGCCATCGGAAACGCCAAGCTCCTGGAGTGGAGCACCCCGCGCCTGACCCACATCGATTTAAATCTGGAGGCGTGCGGTCACGCGGCGCTCGACTTCATTGCTGCCCGGGTTTCCGGGCTCGCGCAGCCACCGGAGCAAATGATCTTGCCAAGGCTGGTCCTCGGCGACTCCGTCATCGACGTCAGGGCGCTACACGGCCGCAAGGCGACGACATAA